A DNA window from Coffea arabica cultivar ET-39 chromosome 6c, Coffea Arabica ET-39 HiFi, whole genome shotgun sequence contains the following coding sequences:
- the LOC140008846 gene encoding putative lipid-binding protein AIR1B: MGSKASTTTLALFLAFNLIFFTQVSATPLPTCTAVLDLSVCLSLLGIPIIDIGSQCCSCFNNLVDLDAAACLCAYLKTRSLLTLDLTAAVTAIVNGCGKHYPSGYQCL, from the coding sequence ATGGGTTCCAAGGCCTCCACAACCACCCTAGCTCTCTTTCTTGCCTTTAACCTTATCTTTTTCACTCAGGTCAGTGCCACGCCCCTGCCTACTTGCACAGCTGTCCTGGACTTGAGTGTGTGCCTTTCTTTGTTGGGGATCCCCATCATAGATATAGGTAGTCAATGCTGCAGTTGCTTTAATAACCTTGTTGACCTCGACGCAGCTGCTTGCCTTTGCGCCTACTTGAAAACTCGGAGCCTCCTCACCCTGGATCTCACAGCTGCCGTTACAGCGATTGTGAATGGCTGTGGCAAGCACTATCCATCAGGGTACCAATGTCTCTGA
- the LOC140008847 gene encoding putative lipid-binding protein AIR1B has protein sequence MGSKASTTTLALFLAFNLIFFTQVSATPLPTCTAVLDLSVCLSLLGIPIIDVGSQCCSCFNNLVDLDAAACLCAYLKTRSLLTLDLTAAVTAIVNGCGKHYPSGYQCL, from the coding sequence ATGGGTTCCAAGGCCTCCACAACCACCCTAGCTCTCTTTCTTGCCTTTAACCTTATCTTTTTCACTCAGGTCAGTGCCACGCCCCTGCCTACTTGCACAGCTGTCCTGGACTTGAGTGTGTGCCTTTCTTTGTTGGGGATCCCCATCATAGATGTAGGTAGTCAATGCTGCAGTTGCTTTAATAACCTTGTTGACCTCGACGCAGCTGCTTGCCTTTGCGCCTACTTGAAAACTCGGAGCCTCCTCACCCTGGATCTCACAGCTGCCGTTACAGCGATTGTGAATGGCTGTGGCAAGCACTATCCATCAGGGTACCAATGTCTCTGA